A window of Epinephelus lanceolatus isolate andai-2023 chromosome 3, ASM4190304v1, whole genome shotgun sequence genomic DNA:
TCAACTTCAGGTGTGATATTGGTCTTTTTTGTAATGCAAGCTTAGTTTGTCAGAAAGAAAACGAAACAAGAAAACGTTCTCATACGCAGTTGTGTAAAGCTACGTAAGTACTGTACTCAATCATTTCCATTTTACACCACCTCTGCTTCTGCTCAACTACATCTCAGGGACAAATGTAGTTTTTACTCGACTACATTCATCTGACAACTTTAAGTCTCTGAGAAGATTCAtcttattaatacaaaatataaatcatctatgatgtattattatagattGAGCAACTGAGCAGTacataaaatcattaaaatgagCACCACATTTACCACCTGCAACATTATAGTGATGAAAACATAAATGCATCATTAATTTTAATCCATTAATATAATATTCCGAGAGGTTGAGTTTTGcataatgactttttttggtattttaatGTCAATATGTGTGTAGTTTTACCAAAGTAAGACTTTGAATGCAGGATTTTACTTGTATTATTGctactttttttaattgaaagatTTAAgtactttttccaccactgactACACGCGAttttataaaattaaaaactggtaaaaacagaatgaataaaaatcagtcatctgcaaaaagcttaagttttattatttacagaTTTAAACCCGGTCAACATGTGAGCTCATTTCAATAGAAACAGTCCAAAGAGTCACCTTCAacatttgtttacatatttatattaactgaaaacaaacagtctgtgtgtgagacagtccactcttcatcatcatcttcatcatgaGAGTCTGGGGGCCAGCTCGATGCTGTTGATCCTCAGCACCGTCTGCGGCTGGATGATGATCTTCTTGCGCTGGTACCGGTGTCTCTTCCAGAACTTCATGTGCACTTTGGGCCAGGACTCGGTCTTCTCGATGACGGTGGCCTCGACCCGGACCAGGTCCTTCCCCAGCAGAGGCCTGCCCAGCAGGGTGAAGTCCTCCGCCCCGACCAGCAGCACCTTCTCCAGGCGGATCCGGTCCCCGCACTCCGCCTCGATGTGGTTCTCGATCAGGATCAGGTCCTCGACGGTGACCTTCCACTGGCGACTGGCGAAGTGCACCACGGCGAACAGGCGGCCGAAGTCCTGCTGCTGGATCCGCTGGTTCACGGTGCTCACCACGGCGGCGTGCCGGCtccgctcctcctcctcctccgatACCGGGATCACCTGCTCCGGCCACGGTGGACTAGACAGGGAGGTGCGGGGCAGCAGGTCCCCGCTCACGGAGCTCTGTGTCCGGACAGCAGCTGGAGACAGGAGAGGTTGTCTGGGTAACAACCTGCAGCATGTCCTCCACAATCCTGCTCCCCTGCTCAGCGCCATCTTGACAGGAAATGCTTTGATTCGCACCGCGCATGCGTGACATCTCGGCGTCACCTTACAGTC
This region includes:
- the mrpl21 gene encoding large ribosomal subunit protein bL21m, with the protein product MALSRGAGLWRTCCRLLPRQPLLSPAAVRTQSSVSGDLLPRTSLSSPPWPEQVIPVSEEEEERSRHAAVVSTVNQRIQQQDFGRLFAVVHFASRQWKVTVEDLILIENHIEAECGDRIRLEKVLLVGAEDFTLLGRPLLGKDLVRVEATVIEKTESWPKVHMKFWKRHRYQRKKIIIQPQTVLRINSIELAPRLS